A window of the Henckelia pumila isolate YLH828 chromosome 3, ASM3356847v2, whole genome shotgun sequence genome harbors these coding sequences:
- the LOC140889450 gene encoding uncharacterized protein, whose product MAAAEEVQFCLKVMMMKESNKVLYAEVDNDFADVLLSFLTLPLGTIVRLLNKHYGNDAPIIGSLNSLYGGLLNLDSCHFWTETGRLMLLNPRNSYGFQCSRLRLQIDDTPPATECFTCENDICASMYYKMTCLCLIRSNTMIRRDLEIETQSGEKGVFTVQAASFLLTDDLQILTNTSSSLFQILKLNGIGDTSVLEERTLNVGLKEVMELLKGSLVSQTPITDIILNISSTAGTPNKRQKFSASTIYKPDVLPQTQTSENLSSDSKKITLKAFVQKSTHRVLLAQTRHDFIDFLLSLLIIPLGRVQFLLGNNTSLGSINNLYRSISNWEAVDYMKSRETITALLDPQIPPYFLTCHQIFSLNQQSVSKGGSILVKDGGWFE is encoded by the exons ATGGCTGCAGCTGAGGaggttcaattctgcctgaaaGTCATGATGATGAAAGAAAGCAACAAAGTCTTGTATGCTGAAGTGGATAACGACTTTGCTGATGTTTTATTGAGTTTCTTAACGTTGCCATTGGGAACAATAGTGCGACTCCTCAACAAGCACTATGGAAACGATGCACCAATTATTGGAAGTTTGAACTCTTTGTATGGTGGTTTGCTGAATTTGGATAGTTGTCATTTTTGGACAGAGACAGGTAGACTGATGTTGCTCAATCCGAGAAATTCATATGGATTTCAATGTAGCAGACTAAGACTCCAGATTGATGATACTCCACCTGCTACCGAATGCTTCACATGTGAAAATGATATCTGTGCAAGCATGTATTACAAAATGACATGCCTTTGTCTAATTCGATCAAATACAATGATCAGGAGAGATTTAGAAATTGAAACCCAAAGTGGCGAAAAAGGTGTCTTTACTGTGCAGGCAGCATCCTTTCTTTTAACCGATGATTTGCAGATTCTGACTAATACATCGTCATCTCTTTTCCAAATTCTGAAACTAAATGGTATTGGGGACACAAGTGTACTTGAGGAGAGAACACTAAATGTCGGATTAAAAGAG GTAATGGAACTGCTCAAGGGATCATTAGTTTCGCAAACTCCGATAACAGACATCATTCTCAATATTAGTTCCACGGCTGGCACTCCCAATAAGAGACAAAAGTTCTCTGCATCGACTATATATAAACCAGATGTTTTACCTCAAACTCAAACTAGTGAAAACTTAAGTTCAGATTCTAAGAAGATTACCCTGAAAGCATTTGTGCAAAAATCAACTCATAGGGTGCTGTTGGCACAAACCCGACATGACTTCATTGATTTTCTTTTAAGCTTGCTCATCATTCCCTTAGGAAGAGTTCAGTTTCTTTTGGGCAATAACACTTCTCTTGGGAGCATAAATAATCTATATCGGAGCATATCCAATTGGGAAGCTGTAGATTATATGAAGTCTAGGGAGACAATCACTGCATTGCTGGATCCTCAAATTCCTCCTTACTTTCTTACCTGCCACCAGATTTTCTCTCTTAACCAACAAAGTGTCAGCAAAGGTGGCTCAATATTGGTCAAAGATGGTGGGTGGTTTGAATGA